A stretch of the Fusobacterium perfoetens ATCC 29250 genome encodes the following:
- a CDS encoding TRAP transporter small permease, producing the protein MKKILNNLEEIIAGIFICITVSSVILNVMLRTFGGSPISSAEEIATTSFIWSIYIGGAACFKKKMHIGVDMLVQLLPKKMQKIFMVLVNIFVTVLTGVLFYLSIIFTKYSVSKPTSVLGISSAYVNSALIVGFGLILFHSIGFTIKAIRDINKEGDK; encoded by the coding sequence ATGAAAAAAATATTAAATAATTTAGAAGAGATAATAGCTGGAATATTTATCTGTATAACAGTTTCTAGTGTAATTTTAAATGTTATGTTGAGAACTTTTGGTGGTTCTCCAATCTCAAGTGCTGAAGAGATAGCTACAACTTCATTTATATGGAGTATATATATTGGTGGAGCTGCTTGTTTTAAGAAAAAAATGCACATAGGTGTTGATATGCTTGTACAATTACTACCTAAAAAAATGCAAAAAATTTTTATGGTTTTAGTAAATATTTTTGTAACAGTTTTAACAGGAGTTTTATTTTATTTAAGTATTATTTTTACAAAATATTCTGTATCTAAACCAACATCTGTATTAGGAATTTCATCAGCCTATGTAAATTCAGCTTTAATAGTTGGATTTGGATTAATATTATTTCATTCTATAGGGTTTACAATAAAAGCTATTAGAGATATAAATAAGGAGGGAGATAAATAA
- a CDS encoding C4-dicarboxylate TRAP transporter substrate-binding protein, whose amino-acid sequence MRKFKSLLLALTVGAFLMGCGGEKKEAAKENKPLEIRVSYIFKDNEPTHIAMAEAAENINKRLEGQVELLLFPNGQLPVYKDGLEQVVRGANFISVEDLSYIGDYVPEFTALAGPMLYENYDEYVKLMHTDYVEGLKKKAEEKGIKVLSLDYIFGFRSLITDKKVVEPKDLKGLKIRVPASKLFIDTLNAMGASAVSMPFGETISALQQGVIDGLEGSYATNYLTKTYELRKKMSLTQHFLGTAGVYISTKVWDSLTDEQRQVMQEEFDKAAINNNIRMVDLDKELIEKLQAAGVEINEVNLPAFAKLTEGIYKNLGTPEGTYERIQEELAKIRNEK is encoded by the coding sequence ATGAGAAAATTTAAAAGTCTTTTATTAGCTCTTACAGTTGGAGCATTTTTAATGGGATGTGGAGGAGAGAAAAAAGAAGCTGCAAAGGAAAATAAACCTTTAGAAATAAGAGTAAGTTATATTTTTAAAGATAATGAACCTACTCATATTGCTATGGCAGAAGCAGCGGAAAATATTAATAAGAGATTAGAAGGTCAAGTTGAATTATTACTATTCCCTAATGGACAATTACCTGTTTATAAAGATGGATTAGAGCAAGTTGTTAGAGGAGCTAATTTTATATCAGTAGAAGATTTAAGCTATATAGGAGATTATGTTCCTGAATTTACAGCTTTAGCAGGACCAATGTTATATGAAAATTATGATGAATATGTAAAATTAATGCATACAGATTATGTAGAAGGATTAAAGAAAAAAGCTGAAGAAAAAGGAATAAAAGTTTTATCACTTGATTATATATTTGGATTTAGAAGTTTAATAACTGATAAAAAAGTAGTTGAACCAAAAGATTTAAAAGGATTAAAAATCAGAGTTCCAGCTAGTAAATTATTTATAGATACTTTAAATGCTATGGGGGCAAGTGCTGTATCTATGCCATTTGGAGAAACAATATCAGCTTTACAACAAGGTGTTATTGATGGTTTAGAAGGTTCTTATGCAACTAACTATTTAACAAAAACTTATGAGTTAAGAAAGAAAATGAGTTTAACTCAACACTTCTTAGGAACTGCAGGAGTATATATTTCTACAAAAGTTTGGGATAGTTTAACAGATGAGCAAAGACAAGTAATGCAAGAAGAATTTGATAAAGCTGCTATAAATAATAATATTAGAATGGTTGATTTAGATAAAGAATTAATAGAAAAATTACAAGCTGCTGGTGTAGAAATTAACGAAGTTAATTTACCTGCATTTGCAAAATTAACTGAAGGAATTTATAAAAATTTAGGTACTCCAGAAGGAACTTATGAAAGAATACAAGAAGAATTAGCTAAAATTAGAAATGAAAAATAA
- a CDS encoding glycerophosphodiester phosphodiesterase: protein MLVIGHRGASAYAPENTLSALKLAVEQGANGVEIDVQLTKDGKLVVIHDWKVDRTTNGKGYIYQLDFDYIRSLDCGSWFSEKFKGERVPTLKEVFEVVPKDVLLNIEIKEIERGRADIEKLVLKEIYEADRLDSVVISSFHHSIIQSLHKLEPKLKLALLTASEILNLPKYLDDNGLVSYSYHPEINLITKNTVKELEEKGIKTFVWTVNTVVDYQWLESIGVHGVITNYPDIMLKESNK, encoded by the coding sequence ATGTTAGTTATAGGTCATAGAGGAGCTTCTGCATATGCTCCAGAAAATACTTTATCTGCTTTAAAATTAGCTGTGGAACAAGGAGCCAATGGAGTAGAAATTGATGTCCAGTTAACAAAAGATGGGAAGTTAGTGGTTATTCATGACTGGAAAGTTGATAGGACTACTAATGGAAAAGGTTATATTTATCAATTAGATTTTGATTATATAAGAAGTTTAGATTGTGGAAGTTGGTTTTCTGAAAAGTTTAAAGGAGAAAGAGTTCCAACTCTAAAAGAAGTATTTGAAGTTGTACCTAAAGATGTTCTTCTAAATATAGAGATAAAAGAAATTGAAAGAGGAAGAGCTGATATTGAAAAACTTGTATTAAAAGAAATTTATGAAGCTGATAGATTAGATTCAGTTGTAATTTCATCATTCCATCATAGCATTATCCAATCATTACATAAATTAGAACCAAAATTAAAATTAGCTTTACTAACAGCTAGTGAAATTTTAAATTTACCAAAATATTTAGATGACAATGGATTAGTTTCTTATAGTTATCATCCAGAAATTAATTTAATAACGAAAAATACTGTAAAAGAATTAGAAGAAAAAGGAATAAAAACTTTTGTTTGGACAGTAAATACTGTTGTTGATTATCAATGGTTAGAAAGTATAGGTGTTCATGGAGTAATTACAAATTATCCAGATATTATGTTAAAGGAAAGCAATAAATAG
- a CDS encoding NAD(P)/FAD-dependent oxidoreductase — protein MMKNYDLVVVGGGPAGLTAAIYGGRSNLSVLVIEKRDVGSLAMAHSIENYPGFPQEITGKALLENMREQAKRFNVEFLEGTFLGIDIYSTPKIVKTDVENVGAKTVVVALGAGKNSGKKIPGEKEFLGAGVSYCATCDGAFTRNMTVSLFGKGEEIAEEAMFLTRFSKEINIFVTDSELKCSEEQLKLLQENEKVKIYLNAQLKELSGNEYLEKALVSVDGEEKEFETQYAFLYLGTKNMTELLGEFATLDKVGFVVTDETMKTNVEGIYVAGDMVAKKVRQVTTAVNDGTIAGMEAIKYILKNK, from the coding sequence TTGATGAAAAATTATGATTTAGTTGTAGTTGGTGGAGGACCAGCAGGACTTACAGCAGCAATTTATGGTGGAAGAAGTAATTTATCAGTTTTAGTAATAGAAAAAAGAGATGTAGGAAGTTTGGCTATGGCTCACTCAATAGAAAATTATCCTGGTTTTCCTCAAGAGATTACAGGAAAAGCACTTCTTGAAAATATGAGAGAACAAGCTAAAAGATTTAATGTAGAATTTTTAGAGGGAACTTTTTTAGGAATAGATATATATTCAACCCCTAAAATTGTAAAAACAGATGTAGAAAATGTTGGAGCTAAAACAGTAGTGGTTGCTTTAGGAGCTGGTAAAAATTCTGGTAAAAAAATTCCTGGAGAAAAGGAATTTTTAGGAGCTGGTGTTTCATATTGTGCTACTTGTGATGGGGCTTTCACTAGAAATATGACAGTTTCTCTATTTGGAAAAGGTGAGGAGATAGCAGAGGAAGCTATGTTTTTAACTAGATTTTCAAAAGAGATTAATATATTTGTAACTGATAGTGAATTAAAATGTAGTGAGGAACAACTAAAACTTTTACAAGAAAATGAAAAGGTAAAAATTTATCTAAATGCTCAATTAAAAGAGCTTTCAGGAAATGAATATTTAGAAAAAGCTCTTGTTTCAGTAGATGGAGAGGAAAAAGAGTTTGAAACTCAATATGCTTTCCTATATCTTGGAACAAAAAATATGACAGAACTTTTAGGAGAGTTTGCTACATTAGATAAAGTAGGTTTTGTAGTTACAGATGAAACTATGAAAACAAATGTAGAGGGAATATATGTAGCTGGAGATATGGTAGCTAAAAAAGTTAGACAAGTAACTACTGCTGTAAATGATGGAACTATAGCTGGAATGGAAGCTATAAAATATATTTTAAAAAATAAATAA
- a CDS encoding MBL fold metallo-hydrolase has protein sequence MNIKRFYTGGFMTNSYLLWDENKEAYLFDCEGERIDKIIDFINENQLELKYIILTHGHSDHICGLNAIKEVYPDAKVFIGDEDAECLVDPAKNHSTYIFGINFIYKGSFKRIKDGDMIGKFLVIDTPGHTRGSKCFFDKEDKILISGDTMFRRSFGRYDFPESSGEQLFNSLRRLCKLPSETVVYSGHTESTTIGEERIFLTSLGII, from the coding sequence ATGAATATAAAAAGGTTTTATACTGGCGGATTTATGACAAACAGCTATCTTCTATGGGATGAAAATAAAGAAGCATATTTATTTGATTGTGAAGGAGAAAGAATAGATAAAATTATAGATTTTATAAATGAAAATCAATTAGAATTAAAATATATTATTTTAACTCACGGACATTCAGACCATATTTGTGGATTAAATGCTATAAAAGAAGTTTACCCAGATGCTAAAGTATTTATTGGAGATGAGGATGCTGAGTGTTTAGTGGACCCAGCAAAAAATCATTCAACTTATATTTTTGGAATAAACTTTATATATAAAGGCTCTTTCAAAAGAATTAAAGATGGAGATATGATAGGAAAATTTTTAGTTATAGATACTCCAGGTCACACTAGAGGTTCTAAATGTTTCTTTGATAAAGAGGATAAAATTTTAATATCTGGAGATACAATGTTTAGAAGAAGTTTTGGAAGATATGATTTTCCAGAAAGTAGCGGAGAACAACTTTTTAATAGTCTAAGAAGACTTTGTAAATTACCAAGTGAAACAGTGGTGTATAGTGGACATACTGAAAGTACCACTATTGGAGAAGAAAGAATATTTTTAACATCACTAGGAATAATTTAA
- the murI gene encoding glutamate racemase, translating to MNKDYNIGVFDSGLGGITVLKEISRLLPNENIIYFGDTKNVPYGEKTKEEIQALCERIVRFLFTNGCKLIVIACNTASIAAYEYLHKISPIPIVGIINSAVDSIPYNTYKEIGIIGTPFTVNSGEYPRKIKEKDENLKIYSVGCEKLCPMIEKGWENFSDRRVILADYITRIPKSAEALLLACTHYPLILNDIKDIFEGDILDPGEECAREVFRTLKANNLFNPKNEKGKIEFYVSGDKEIFQKKAQEFLGYEITRLFKVNI from the coding sequence ATGAATAAAGATTACAACATAGGAGTTTTTGATTCTGGACTTGGTGGAATTACTGTCCTAAAGGAAATTTCTAGACTTTTACCTAATGAAAATATTATATACTTTGGAGATACAAAAAATGTCCCTTATGGAGAAAAAACAAAAGAGGAAATTCAAGCTCTTTGTGAAAGAATAGTAAGATTTCTATTTACTAATGGTTGTAAATTAATAGTTATAGCTTGTAATACTGCTTCAATAGCTGCTTATGAATATTTACATAAAATTTCTCCTATTCCTATTGTGGGAATAATTAATTCTGCTGTAGATTCTATTCCTTATAATACTTATAAAGAAATAGGAATAATAGGTACACCTTTTACTGTAAACAGTGGAGAATATCCTAGAAAAATTAAGGAAAAAGATGAAAATTTGAAAATATATTCTGTTGGATGTGAAAAACTTTGTCCTATGATAGAAAAAGGTTGGGAAAATTTTTCTGACAGAAGAGTTATACTAGCTGATTATATCACTCGTATTCCAAAATCAGCTGAAGCTTTACTTTTAGCTTGTACTCATTATCCTCTTATTCTTAATGATATCAAAGATATTTTTGAAGGAGATATTTTAGACCCAGGAGAAGAGTGTGCTAGAGAAGTATTTAGAACATTAAAAGCTAATAATCTTTTTAATCCGAAAAATGAAAAAGGAAAGATTGAATTTTATGTAAGTGGTGATAAAGAGATTTTTCAAAAGAAAGCACAAGAATTTTTAGGTTATGAAATAACTAGACTTTTTAAAGTAAATATTTAA
- the glyA gene encoding serine hydroxymethyltransferase gives MIKLEKLYETDREIFEAIELERKRQNEGIELIASENFVSPSVLEAAGSIMTNKYAEGYPDKRYYGGCIYVDVAEKLAIERAKKLFNVNYVNVQPHSGSQANMGVYKALINIGDTILGMRLDHGGHLTHGKNVNFSGKDYNVYSYSVSKETELIDYDEVERIAMEVKPKLIVAGASAYARVIDFKKFREIADKVGAYLMVDMAHIAGLVATGEHPSPIPYADVVTTTTHKTLRGPRGGVIMTNNEEIAKKINKTIFPGIQGGPLMHIIAAKAVAFKEALEPSFKEYQHQVVKNAKVLAKVLEEGGLRIVSGGTDNHMVLIDVKANKGLTGAQVEKALEIAGITVNKNGIPYDTEKPMVTSGIRIGSPAMTTRGMKEKEMEQIAKFILEVVDNINNVEKLQEIREEVKALCLKFPLYE, from the coding sequence ATGATAAAATTAGAAAAACTTTACGAAACAGACAGAGAAATATTTGAAGCAATTGAACTAGAAAGAAAGAGACAAAATGAAGGAATTGAATTAATAGCCTCTGAAAACTTCGTGTCCCCATCCGTTTTAGAAGCTGCAGGTAGTATAATGACAAATAAATATGCTGAAGGATATCCAGATAAAAGATATTATGGTGGATGTATTTATGTAGATGTGGCAGAAAAATTAGCCATTGAAAGAGCAAAAAAGTTATTTAATGTAAATTATGTAAATGTTCAACCTCATTCAGGTTCACAAGCTAATATGGGAGTTTACAAAGCATTAATAAATATTGGAGATACAATTTTAGGAATGAGATTAGACCATGGGGGACATTTAACTCATGGAAAAAATGTAAACTTTTCAGGAAAAGATTACAATGTATATTCTTACAGTGTATCAAAAGAAACTGAATTAATAGATTATGACGAAGTTGAAAGAATTGCTATGGAAGTTAAACCAAAATTAATAGTAGCTGGAGCTAGTGCTTATGCAAGAGTTATAGATTTCAAAAAATTTAGAGAAATTGCTGATAAAGTAGGAGCTTATTTAATGGTAGACATGGCTCATATAGCTGGACTTGTAGCTACAGGAGAACATCCAAGTCCAATTCCTTATGCAGATGTTGTTACAACTACTACTCATAAAACTCTAAGAGGACCTCGTGGTGGAGTTATAATGACAAATAACGAAGAAATTGCAAAAAAAATAAATAAAACTATATTCCCTGGAATTCAAGGGGGACCATTAATGCACATAATAGCAGCTAAAGCTGTGGCATTCAAAGAAGCTTTAGAACCAAGCTTTAAAGAATATCAACATCAAGTTGTAAAAAATGCGAAAGTTTTAGCAAAAGTTCTTGAAGAAGGAGGACTTAGAATAGTTAGTGGTGGTACAGATAACCATATGGTATTAATAGATGTAAAAGCTAATAAAGGATTAACAGGAGCACAAGTTGAAAAAGCTTTAGAAATAGCTGGAATTACTGTAAATAAAAATGGAATTCCTTATGATACAGAAAAACCAATGGTAACAAGTGGAATAAGAATAGGTTCTCCAGCTATGACAACTAGAGGAATGAAAGAAAAAGAAATGGAGCAAATTGCAAAATTTATATTAGAGGTTGTTGATAATATAAATAATGTAGAAAAACTTCAAGAAATAAGAGAGGAAGTAAAAGCTCTTTGTTTAAAATTTCCTCTATATGAATAA
- a CDS encoding YegS/Rv2252/BmrU family lipid kinase, with protein MKKVKFLYNPFSGEKEIVKYLDYIIYSYQKKGYTIIPYRISFDSNLENVFEDIDESFHHILISGGDGTVNEIVNIMKRKNIDLPIGVIPAGTANDFAHLIGMPQSIRYSIDMILNSEVSTVDLGKANGKYFVNIFSSGLFTDVSQKTPTEYKNTFGKLAYYFTGIKELPKFKMLDLMVKSKEYSFEGSSILFFVFNGRTAGNFQVAHDSTVDDGFLDVIIIPKENFLEKLYILPHLMLKNNTSYPKGIIHFKTDEIEIDVKNKGDYTTDIDGEPGPHFPIKITCEKNGLKVLGWI; from the coding sequence ATGAAAAAAGTTAAGTTTTTATACAATCCTTTTTCTGGAGAAAAAGAAATTGTTAAATACCTAGACTATATTATTTATTCTTATCAAAAAAAAGGTTATACTATAATTCCTTATAGAATTAGTTTTGATTCTAATTTAGAAAATGTTTTTGAAGATATTGATGAAAGTTTTCATCATATTTTAATTTCTGGTGGAGATGGAACTGTAAATGAAATTGTAAATATTATGAAAAGAAAAAATATAGATTTACCTATAGGAGTGATTCCAGCTGGTACAGCTAATGATTTTGCTCATTTAATCGGTATGCCTCAAAGTATAAGATATTCCATTGATATGATATTAAATAGCGAAGTTTCTACTGTAGATTTAGGAAAAGCTAATGGAAAATATTTTGTAAATATTTTTAGTTCTGGACTTTTTACAGATGTTTCTCAAAAAACTCCTACTGAATATAAAAATACTTTTGGAAAATTAGCTTATTATTTTACAGGAATAAAGGAATTACCTAAATTTAAAATGTTAGATTTAATGGTAAAATCTAAAGAGTATTCTTTTGAGGGAAGCTCTATTCTTTTCTTTGTTTTTAATGGTAGAACTGCTGGAAATTTTCAAGTGGCTCATGATTCCACAGTTGATGACGGTTTTCTTGATGTAATCATCATTCCTAAAGAAAATTTCTTAGAAAAATTATATATTCTCCCTCATTTAATGTTAAAAAATAATACCTCTTACCCAAAAGGTATTATACATTTTAAAACTGATGAGATAGAAATAGATGTTAAAAATAAAGGAGATTATACTACTGATATTGATGGAGAACCTGGACCTCATTTTCCTATAAAAATCACTTGTGAAAAAAATGGATTAAAAGTTTTAGGTTGGATATAA
- the rfbC gene encoding dTDP-4-dehydrorhamnose 3,5-epimerase: MKVIKTDIEDVVIIEPQVFGDNRGWFTESWSQRKMEEAGLFYNFVQDNHSFSAVKGTLRGLHFQKGEASQAKLIRCVRGAVLDVAVDLRKNSKTYKKWVSCVLSEENKRQFLIPRGFAHGFLTLTDNVEFLYKADNYYNFEADRNIIWNDEELNINWGIENPILSPKDAKAPKLSESDVDF; the protein is encoded by the coding sequence ATGAAAGTTATAAAAACAGATATAGAAGATGTAGTTATAATAGAACCACAAGTTTTTGGAGATAATAGAGGTTGGTTTACTGAATCTTGGTCACAAAGAAAAATGGAAGAAGCTGGACTTTTCTATAATTTTGTACAAGATAACCATTCTTTTTCAGCAGTAAAAGGAACTTTAAGAGGTCTACATTTCCAAAAAGGAGAAGCTTCTCAAGCAAAACTTATAAGATGTGTAAGAGGAGCAGTTTTAGATGTAGCTGTAGATTTAAGAAAAAATTCTAAAACTTATAAAAAATGGGTTTCTTGTGTTTTATCAGAAGAAAATAAAAGACAGTTTTTAATCCCTAGAGGTTTTGCTCACGGATTTTTAACTTTAACTGATAATGTAGAATTTTTATATAAAGCTGATAACTATTATAACTTTGAAGCTGATAGAAATATAATTTGGAATGATGAAGAGCTAAATATCAATTGGGGAATTGAAAATCCAATTCTTTCTCCAAAAGATGCCAAAGCCCCAAAATTATCAGAAAGTGATGTAGATTTCTAA
- the rfbA gene encoding glucose-1-phosphate thymidylyltransferase RfbA, with translation MKGIILAGGSGTRLYPLTMVTSKQLLPVYDKPMIFYPLSTLMLAGIKEILIISTPQDLPNFKKLLGDGSQYGISLSYAEQPRPDGLAQAFLIGEEFIGNDSCAMILGDNIFYGAGLSKHLKEAEAKEVGATIFGYYVNDPERFGIVEFDKDGKAISIEEKPEHPKSNYCVTGLYFYDNRVVDFAKKVRPSKRGELEITDLNKMYLEDGTLNVITLGRGYAWLDTGTMDSLAEATEFIKTIENRQGIQIASLEEIAYLHKWIDKEKLLEAAKKYGKSNYGQYLLKVAEDKIKY, from the coding sequence ATGAAAGGAATAATATTAGCTGGAGGGTCAGGAACAAGATTATACCCTCTTACAATGGTAACATCAAAACAACTTTTACCAGTCTACGACAAACCAATGATATTTTATCCATTGTCAACTCTAATGTTAGCAGGGATAAAAGAGATTTTAATAATTTCAACACCACAAGATTTACCAAATTTTAAAAAACTTTTAGGAGATGGAAGTCAATATGGAATCTCTTTAAGTTATGCAGAACAACCAAGACCAGATGGACTTGCTCAAGCATTTTTAATTGGGGAAGAATTTATAGGAAATGATTCTTGTGCAATGATATTAGGAGATAATATTTTCTATGGAGCAGGACTTTCAAAACATTTAAAAGAAGCTGAAGCTAAAGAGGTTGGAGCAACAATTTTTGGTTATTATGTAAATGACCCAGAAAGATTTGGAATAGTGGAGTTTGACAAAGATGGAAAAGCCATATCAATAGAGGAAAAACCAGAACATCCAAAATCAAATTATTGTGTAACAGGATTATATTTCTATGATAATAGAGTTGTAGATTTTGCAAAAAAAGTAAGACCATCAAAAAGAGGAGAGTTAGAAATAACTGACTTAAATAAAATGTATTTAGAAGATGGAACATTAAATGTAATAACTTTAGGTAGAGGTTATGCTTGGTTAGATACAGGAACAATGGATTCACTAGCAGAAGCTACAGAGTTTATAAAAACAATAGAAAACCGTCAAGGAATACAAATAGCTTCTTTAGAAGAAATAGCATATTTACATAAATGGATAGATAAAGAGAAACTTTTAGAAGCAGCTAAAAAATATGGAAAATCAAATTATGGACAATATCTTTTAAAAGTAGCAGAGGATAAAATAAAATATTAG
- a CDS encoding MipA/OmpV family protein codes for MKKTFLILGIGAILAQGAYANSIGLGYGVTSKVFKSDEPHYVLPFVDIEYNGFFIDGGKPYGFAFGYNLIEEDNYSFSIYAIPFGGYKIEAKDMDAGYKGIDDRDTQFMGGAEFSYTFIPFEVTSSVALEYGKEGGNIHLKLNKPFYINSQFTLVPSFNYTYYNNKMVDYYFGVDSHETKYNRPESYNIHGAYDGKAGYTCGIGLLGNYQLTESFSTVGFVGITKLSKELSDSPLAHDDIVTAVGGGIIYSF; via the coding sequence ATGAAAAAAACTTTTTTAATTTTAGGTATTGGAGCTATTCTTGCTCAAGGAGCTTATGCTAACAGTATTGGATTAGGATATGGAGTTACTAGTAAAGTTTTCAAAAGTGATGAACCTCATTATGTTTTACCCTTTGTAGATATTGAATATAATGGATTTTTTATTGATGGAGGAAAACCATATGGATTTGCTTTTGGATACAATTTAATTGAAGAGGATAATTATTCTTTCTCTATTTATGCTATTCCTTTTGGAGGATATAAAATAGAAGCCAAAGATATGGATGCAGGTTACAAAGGAATTGATGATAGAGATACTCAATTTATGGGTGGAGCTGAATTTTCTTATACTTTTATTCCATTTGAAGTTACTTCTTCTGTAGCTTTAGAATATGGAAAAGAAGGAGGAAATATTCATTTAAAACTTAATAAACCTTTCTATATTAATTCTCAATTTACTTTAGTTCCTAGCTTCAATTATACTTACTACAATAATAAAATGGTGGACTATTATTTTGGTGTAGATTCTCATGAAACTAAATACAATAGACCTGAGTCATATAATATTCATGGAGCTTATGATGGAAAAGCTGGATATACTTGTGGAATTGGATTACTTGGAAACTATCAACTGACTGAAAGTTTTTCTACAGTTGGATTTGTAGGAATAACTAAATTATCTAAGGAGTTATCTGATTCTCCTTTGGCTCATGATGATATTGTTACAGCTGTTGGTGGAGGAATTATTTATTCTTTCTAA